In Salarias fasciatus chromosome 2, fSalaFa1.1, whole genome shotgun sequence, one genomic interval encodes:
- the atox1 gene encoding copper transport protein ATOX1, which yields MTKHEFEVEMTCEGCSGAVTRVLNKLGDVKFEIDLPKKLVWIESDRDVDVLLETLKKCGKEVKYNGTK from the exons ATGACC AAACACGAGTTTGAGGTGGAGATGACCTGTGAGGGATGTTCTGGAGCTGTAACCAGAGTCCTCAATAAACTGGGAG ATGTGAAGTTTGAAATCGACCTGCCGAAGAAGCTGGTGTGGATCGAGTCGGACCGAGACGTTGACGTCCTCCTGGAGACGCTGAAGAAATGTGGGAAGGAGGTGAAATACAACGGCACCAAGTGA
- the LOC115396211 gene encoding proton-coupled amino acid transporter 1-like, with the protein MMASSDVDRGEGPLLSDQNPSEMDALCPSPPGPSRPQRNYERIGGQTGTSFFQTLIHLLKGNIGTGLLGLPLAVKNAGLVLGPISLLVMGIIAVHCMRLLVQCSHHLSAKMSRQSLTYGEAVQYGMENVTWLRRHSQWGKRTVNLFLIITQLGFCCVYFVFLSDNIKQVVEAANATTFNCHINYTNQTQVLVPSFDSRLYMLCFLPAFILLVFTPNLKFLAPLSLVANLMMTASLVLIYFYSLTNITYPINLPKVGRAKDYPLFFGTAIFAFEGIGVVLPLENKMQRPHTFTLVLYLGMGIVTFLYISLGTIGYMCFGDDIGGSITLNLPNCWTYQTVKLLYCFGIFITFALQFYVPAEILIPPAVARVPPRWETAVDLSLRTVLVIFTCALAILIPELDLVISLVGSVSSSFLALIFPPLLQILTFHTEDLSPLVTVKNAVISVVGLVGFLAGTYIAIEQIIARNALKHEETLSPFMVQ; encoded by the exons ATGATGGCGTCCAGCGACGTGGACAGGGGTGAAG gcCCTTTGTTATCGGACCAGAACCCCTCAGAGATGGACGCTCTGTGTCCGTCTCCTCCAGGACCTTCCAGGCCGCAACGCAACTACGAGAGGATCGGAGGGCAGACGGGAACCTC GTTCTTTCAGACTCTGATCCACCTGTTGAAGGGGAACATCGGCACCGGGCTGCTCGGTTTGCCTCTGGCTGTGAAAAACGCCGGCCTGGTg CTGGGTCCCATCAGTCTCCTCGTTATGGGGATCATCGCGGTGCACTGCATGAGGCTGCTGGTCCAGTGTTCACACCACCTCAGTgcaaa gatgtCCCGGCAGTCTCTGACGTACGGCGAGGCCGTGCAGTACGGGATGGAGAACGTGACGTGGCTGCGCAGACACTCTCAGTGGGGAAA GCGAACGGTGAACTTGTTCCTCATCATCACTCAGCTCGGATTCTGCTGCGTTTACTTCGTCTTTCTGAGTGACAACATCAagcag GTGGTGGAAGCTGCCAACGCCACCACCTTCAACTGCCACATCAACTACACCAACCAGACCCAGGTGCTGGTGCCCAGCTTCGACTCGCGCCTCTACATGCTCTGCTTCCTGCCCGCCTTCATCCTGCTGGTCTTCACGCCCAACCTGAAGTTCCTGGCTCCGCTGTCACTGGTGGCCAACCTGATGATGACGGCCAGCCTGGTCCTGATCTACTTCTACTCTCTGACC aaCATCACGTATCCCATCAACCTCCCCAAAGTGGGCCGAGCCAAAGACTACCCACTCTTCTTCGGGACGGCCATCTTTGCCTTCGAAGGCATCGGAGTG gtcCTTCCTCTGGAGAACAAGATGCAGAGGCCTCACACCTTCACCTTGGTGCTGTACCTGGGCATGGGCATCGTCACCTTCCTCTACATCAGCCTCGGCACCATCGGATACATGTGCTTTGGAGACGACATCGGAGGAAGCATCACACTCAACCTgcccaactgctg GACCTACCAGACCGTGAAGCTCCTCTACTGCTTCGGGATCTTCATCACCTTCGCCCTGCAGTTCTACGTGCCGGCAGAGATCCTCATCCCCCCCGCGGTGGCCCGCGTGCCGCCGCGCTGGGAGACCGCCGTGGACCTGTCGCTGCGCACCGTGCTGGTCATCTTCACAT GCGCCCTGGCCATCCTCATCCCGGAGCTGGACCTGGTCATCTCCCTGGTGGGCTCGGTCAGCAGCAGTTTCCTGGCGCTCATCTTCCCGCCGCTGCTGCAGATCCTGACCTTCCACACGGAGGACCTGTCGCCGCTGGTCACCGTCAAGAACGCCGTCATCAGcgtggtggggctggtgggcTTCCTGGCGGGGACGTACATCGCCATCGAGCAGATCATAGCTCGGAACGCCCTCAAACACGAAGAGACGCTCTCGCCGTTCATGGTGCAGTGA